ATGATTGTACAGCGATCCATATCCGAGAGCGATAGCCATTACTCCCTCTTCCCAGTTAAATACATAATCAAATAATCCGAAGTTGGAATTCCATGCGTGAACCTCTGCCACCGGAACCGTAATCACAGGAACCACCTCAATAACCGATCCCCTCTTGATCTCGCTACGCGCAAAGACACCGCGTCCCTTTCCTTGCGTCCACCTCATCTCGACTTGGTCGCTGTGCCTTAAATCATCTTTAGTCGTCATAATTAACACCGACCGACCTTGGTAGTCGACACATAGTTACATCCGGAAAACGTATGCGTCATTATTGGAATATTTTGAACCAATCCAGCACCGCTGAATAATAATACCGGCTTCGTTCCGTGCTCCAGTTCGTATGATCTTGGCCTGGAAATACAATGAGCTGGCTTTTAATGCCTTTCAGCTTAAGCGCCTGATACATCAATTCAGAGTTATAAATGGGGACGTTCCAATCCGCGTCTCCACCGAGAAATATAGTTGGCGTCCGCACTTTATCCACGAGGCGAATTGGAGAAAGCGCATCGTAGAATCGAGGATGACGCCAAGGCGCCCCAAGTTCCCACATATACCATTTCAGCCACATGTCAGGCCCGAAATCCGCGGCCACAAAACTGCCGCCCGCCCCCGATGCTGCCGCGCGAAACTTCGTCGGCGCCCGTCCGATGACGCAGTTCGTCATATAGCCTCCGTAGGAATAGCCGGTAACGAACAACTTTTTAGAATCGACTTGACCTTGTGCTATCACTTGATCAAGAGCAGAGAGGACAGCAGGCCTGTCCGTGCAGCCCCAGTTGCGAAAAATCCGCGACACAACCGCTTGTTGTTGCCCGAGGGAACCAGGCGGGTTCGGCTCGATCACTATATAGCCGCTCGCCGCATACAGCTGTGATACGATATCAAAGCCGAAGTGAAATTGCTCGTCTTGGGGGCCCCCATGGATATTCAATATAGCCGGATACTTTCGCTTGGGATCAAAATCCGCAGGCTTTGTGACGAACATGTCGAATACTGTCCCGTCTGCTGCGCGGGCTGACATGTGAGTCTTCAACGCCACATTAAGCCCATCTAGATAAGGTCCATAGAAATTTGTGACAGAATTGAATTTTCCGGCGGATGGAACAGTGTAGACTTCGGAGGCTGTGTTGAGAGCGTTCATCACCACGACAGGCCGGTTGTCATAACTCGCATCGAAACTTGCAATGAAGAGATCGCCGCTTAACAGGTCCTCAGAATTGCGTGTCTTAAGGGAGACGCGCGCGAGATATTGCCCCCCCGATTTTGCGTAGAGATAGTATATAAACTTTCCGTCCCGCGAGAAGCGAAAGGCCAGCACGTTCTGTCGAGAGCCGTGTGTGAGGATTATTTCCTTTTGAGTGGCGACCGATATTATCGCCAATCGCCTGACAGCGTATGGACCGTGGCGCTCTTCCGCTGACAGATAGGCTATGCTTTTTCCATCGTTGCTCCATGCGGGGGAACGCCTGTCCGCCGAAGCGCGCGTCAAGCGTATCGCAGAGCCACCCTTTCCGTCGTTTGCCGAGGTGATCCAGATTTCGCTGCGATATCTTAGTTCATTCTGGTATTCGCGAATAAACGCAACGCGGTTCCCATCAGGCGACCAGGTCGGCTCCGAGTCTTCATTCAGACCTGCCTTACCATTCGGCATATCGCCAGTAAGCTGAATCAGAGCGTCGGATCCGAGCACTTGCGTAAATATACGATCCTGCGAATTTTCCGATACGTAACCTTCACCGTCTGCCTTGAATTGAAGCGCGTTTATTACAATGGGCTTGAGTTCGGCGCTTGGATCGCAATCCTGACGCGATCGTAGGCTGTAGGTGTCGTGTGCTTGCGGGCATTGAGAACTACACACGCAGGGATTTCTGGCATTCCTCGCCCCGATATTTTTATCTATGGCGGCAGTCAATTTTGCCCTGGAGAATAGCAATCTATTTCCGTCAGGTGAAATATTTAAATCACCAAAGTAACTTCTGATATATATTCTCTTTGAGACAGATGCAGATGA
The nucleotide sequence above comes from Mesorhizobium shangrilense. Encoded proteins:
- a CDS encoding SET domain-containing protein yields the protein MTTKDDLRHSDQVEMRWTQGKGRGVFARSEIKRGSVIEVVPVITVPVAEVHAWNSNFGLFDYVFNWEEGVMAIALGYGSLYNHSFLPNAKFSVGSGFTIVFSAIRHIRAGAEITINYNGPPRSRAAMDFAVLE
- a CDS encoding S9 family peptidase produces the protein MGGKRPYGFKQKACATLVVLLALCMNFGFAEDLNSIRIKNSKVLCPDRNLLLYNNHRRNVDLGDYDCIQPPTDLRVTSDGNYIAFVRANKVFVISSSNEPVFNEPEVSWSPRWDAQGHKLSYLLVDKNNDVYIIYIDIVNSSASVSKRIYIRSYFGDLNISPDGNRLLFSRAKLTAAIDKNIGARNARNPCVCSSQCPQAHDTYSLRSRQDCDPSAELKPIVINALQFKADGEGYVSENSQDRIFTQVLGSDALIQLTGDMPNGKAGLNEDSEPTWSPDGNRVAFIREYQNELRYRSEIWITSANDGKGGSAIRLTRASADRRSPAWSNDGKSIAYLSAEERHGPYAVRRLAIISVATQKEIILTHGSRQNVLAFRFSRDGKFIYYLYAKSGGQYLARVSLKTRNSEDLLSGDLFIASFDASYDNRPVVVMNALNTASEVYTVPSAGKFNSVTNFYGPYLDGLNVALKTHMSARAADGTVFDMFVTKPADFDPKRKYPAILNIHGGPQDEQFHFGFDIVSQLYAASGYIVIEPNPPGSLGQQQAVVSRIFRNWGCTDRPAVLSALDQVIAQGQVDSKKLFVTGYSYGGYMTNCVIGRAPTKFRAAASGAGGSFVAADFGPDMWLKWYMWELGAPWRHPRFYDALSPIRLVDKVRTPTIFLGGDADWNVPIYNSELMYQALKLKGIKSQLIVFPGQDHTNWSTERSRYYYSAVLDWFKIFQ